The Brasilonema sennae CENA114 genome includes a region encoding these proteins:
- a CDS encoding NHLP bacteriocin system secretion protein — translation MQDKTSKLFREEALEQLSSPEQLDQMMQVTSQQVWLPLISMGFLVVIAGIWSVVGRIPLTVTGSGVLSRPRHVVPFQTLSAGQLLALNIKPGDVVRQGQVLAIIDQSNIRQQLQQEQGKLNQLLEQNLNTDRLQKQQTVLALRTLQQQQKDFEQTLRRESVAPVLHSQTLEALKQKRESLEQSVSREKVAPVLYKQTLTALAQKSKSLEQQKQQITALLQTLQQRVETRRSLFEQKIISQDTLLQSQQELLSAQKEISEISTQLKDLDVQKTTSEREYLQNLSKTDEIKNNIQELEVQRTNAERDYLQNMNKLDEIKTKIQDIETQKTKLVQQDLEKSINQLNHIQDVKRKIAQLKLQLAQSSQVISKYDGRVLEVGVLAGQIVNSGTRIGTIEALDSKAKLTSLVYFADKDGKQIKPGMTVQVTPSVVKRDRFGGIVGTVTRVSPFPVTTGDIVAQVGNEDIAKSLANSNAARVQVFVELQKDPNTVSGYKWSSSNGPALQISSGTTTQVRVKVGEVAPISYIIPLFRSWTGVY, via the coding sequence ATGCAAGATAAAACAAGCAAACTCTTCCGAGAAGAAGCGCTAGAACAGCTGTCATCACCAGAACAACTTGACCAGATGATGCAGGTCACAAGCCAGCAAGTTTGGTTACCTTTGATTTCTATGGGCTTTTTGGTCGTTATAGCTGGTATTTGGAGTGTAGTCGGGCGAATTCCACTCACTGTCACAGGTTCCGGCGTGTTGAGCCGACCTCGTCATGTGGTGCCATTTCAAACACTCAGTGCTGGTCAATTATTAGCTTTAAATATCAAGCCAGGAGATGTGGTTAGACAAGGTCAAGTACTCGCCATCATCGACCAATCCAATATTAGGCAACAACTACAACAAGAACAAGGAAAGTTAAACCAACTTCTAGAGCAGAATCTAAACACCGATAGACTGCAAAAGCAGCAAACAGTGCTGGCGCTAAGAACGCTTCAACAGCAGCAAAAAGACTTTGAACAAACCTTGCGTCGAGAATCAGTCGCACCAGTGCTACATTCACAAACCCTTGAAGCGTTAAAGCAAAAACGAGAAAGCCTTGAGCAAAGTGTGTCCAGAGAAAAAGTCGCACCAGTGCTGTACAAACAAACTCTCACTGCACTAGCACAAAAAAGCAAAAGCCTTGAACAGCAAAAGCAACAAATCACTGCATTGCTACAAACCTTGCAACAACGAGTTGAAACTCGTCGTAGTCTTTTTGAACAGAAGATTATTAGCCAAGATACACTACTGCAATCTCAGCAGGAATTATTAAGCGCTCAGAAGGAAATATCAGAGATTTCAACACAACTCAAAGACCTTGATGTTCAAAAAACAACTAGTGAACGTGAATATCTACAAAATTTGAGTAAAACTGACGAGATCAAAAATAATATTCAAGAGCTTGAAGTTCAAAGAACAAATGCAGAGCGCGATTATCTACAAAATATGAATAAGCTTGATGAAATCAAAACCAAAATTCAAGATATCGAAACCCAAAAAACTAAATTAGTTCAACAAGATTTAGAAAAGTCAATCAATCAATTAAATCATATTCAGGATGTTAAACGCAAGATTGCTCAGTTAAAATTGCAATTAGCTCAATCAAGCCAAGTTATTAGTAAATACGATGGTCGCGTTTTAGAAGTAGGGGTTCTGGCTGGTCAAATTGTCAATTCTGGCACTCGTATTGGGACAATCGAAGCTCTTGACTCCAAAGCCAAACTAACAAGTCTTGTTTACTTTGCTGATAAGGATGGCAAACAAATAAAACCAGGTATGACAGTACAGGTTACACCTAGCGTTGTTAAGCGCGATCGCTTTGGTGGAATTGTTGGAACGGTAACAAGAGTTTCTCCCTTCCCTGTGACAACTGGCGATATTGTGGCGCAAGTTGGCAATGAAGACATAGCTAAAAGCCTTGCTAATAGTAACGCGGCTCGTGTGCAAGTTTTCGTCGAACTACAAAAAGACCCAAACACTGTCAGCGGTTACAAATGGTCTTCTTCTAATGGACCAGCACTACAAATCTCGTCAGGTACGACTACGCAAGTCCGCGTCAAAGTTGGAGAAGTGGCACCTATTTCTTACATTATTCCTCTTTTTCGCTCTTGGACTGGTGTGTATTAA
- a CDS encoding PAS domain-containing protein has protein sequence MDTQQPVKILIIDDSAEDRFAYRRYLLQEVEYQYRILEQETGEAGLSLCLQEQPDVILIDFLLPDLDGLEFLSQLQDQIGKNHPPVVMLTGQGDEFVAVQAMKRGAQDYLIKGKTTSEALRLAVKSAIKNARLQQQLQQSQAALEQQLKSERIVTQIAGQIRQSLDLDTILNTTVELVRQFLQTDRVIMFELQPDGNGKVVVESVESGWTPILSTSMYDTCLATSDISSYLQGQATARTDIHNGDIDPCHVNLLAQFQVRANLVVPVLLNVGNNTQELEIDHASSTPQLWGLLIAHECRAPRQWQAMEISLLTQLATQVGIAIQQSQLYQQAQMELLERQQTQQALQVSEERLRLALDAARMGIWDWNILTNQIVWSASLERLFGMEAGEFDGRYETFLNLLHPEDRAQVQKAIARAVEHREPYDIEFRFFCPSGRIRWAVSQGQVFYDQTGRPVRMTGIDLDITARKQAQEALRESEERFRLLSAFAPIGIFQTDGAGHCLYTNPQWQAIAGLSLQESLGDGWARAVHPDDREQVWAEWNRCTQEGSEFSMEFRFLTPQGGTHWVQANAAAIRSQLGEIIGYVGTDQDITARKYAEEALQNALQKLNFHVENSPLGVIEWDSDLRIIRWSESAENIFGWTAQEILGKQMSEWQFIYPEDAAAVSNVVRRILSGDEAQTVCCNRNYAKDGSVVYCEWYNSTLTDESGNLVSVLSLIMDVSERVRLASERDRILQLEQVARSEAERANRVKDEFLAVLSHELRSPLNPILGWSKILKTRKLDANKTTQALEIIERNAQAQAQLIEDLLDVSRILQGKLKLNVSAIDLTTVISSALETVRLAAQAKSIELQPILEVGVWQVSGDATRLQQVFWNFLSNAVKFTPNGGRVEVRLQEVASIAQITVSDTGKGINPEFLPYVFESFRQADSTTTRQFGGLGLGLAIARNIVEMHGGTVMADSLGEGQGATFTVQLPLIQTTKDYGDKKDQGKNFSCAESSSILTGLRVMVVDDEPDSLEFTAFVLEQEGADVIAVSSAEEALRVIQQWQPVLLISDIGMPEMDGYMLIRQIRKLPQDQGGQISAIALTAYASEADCQKALANGFDAHISKPVEPSQLIAVVTKLLKQRV, from the coding sequence ATGGATACACAACAACCAGTGAAAATTTTGATTATCGACGATAGTGCAGAGGACAGGTTTGCCTATCGCCGCTACTTACTGCAAGAAGTCGAGTATCAATACAGGATTTTGGAACAAGAAACTGGCGAGGCAGGGTTGAGTTTATGTCTCCAAGAACAACCAGATGTGATCTTGATCGATTTCTTGTTGCCGGATTTAGACGGATTAGAGTTTTTGAGCCAGTTGCAGGATCAGATTGGCAAGAATCACCCACCTGTGGTCATGTTAACAGGCCAAGGCGATGAATTCGTTGCCGTGCAAGCAATGAAACGTGGCGCTCAAGACTATCTGATTAAGGGTAAGACAACTTCAGAGGCATTACGGTTGGCAGTCAAAAGCGCCATTAAGAATGCGCGATTACAGCAGCAATTGCAACAAAGCCAAGCAGCCCTGGAACAACAACTAAAGTCAGAGCGGATTGTCACACAGATAGCTGGGCAAATTCGGCAATCCCTCGACTTGGACACAATTCTCAACACCACTGTAGAGCTAGTACGGCAGTTCTTACAAACAGACCGGGTGATTATGTTCGAGTTGCAACCAGACGGCAACGGTAAAGTGGTTGTAGAGTCAGTAGAGTCGGGTTGGACACCAATCTTGTCAACTAGCATGTATGATACATGCCTTGCCACAAGCGACATCAGTTCTTATCTACAAGGGCAAGCCACGGCAAGAACAGACATTCATAATGGCGACATCGATCCCTGTCACGTCAACTTACTCGCTCAGTTTCAGGTACGAGCAAACTTAGTCGTACCAGTTTTATTGAATGTAGGAAATAACACTCAAGAATTAGAAATTGATCATGCCTCTTCTACACCTCAACTCTGGGGTCTGTTGATTGCCCATGAGTGTAGAGCACCTCGGCAGTGGCAAGCAATGGAAATTAGCCTGCTGACTCAATTGGCAACTCAGGTTGGGATTGCCATCCAACAATCACAGCTGTATCAGCAAGCACAAATGGAATTGTTGGAGCGTCAGCAGACTCAGCAGGCGCTACAAGTAAGTGAAGAGCGATTGCGGCTAGCACTCGATGCAGCAAGGATGGGGATTTGGGACTGGAATATCCTGACCAACCAAATTGTTTGGTCTGCTAGCCTCGAACGCTTGTTTGGAATGGAAGCGGGAGAGTTTGATGGTCGCTATGAAACCTTTCTTAACTTGCTGCACCCAGAGGATCGAGCACAAGTACAGAAAGCGATCGCCCGTGCAGTAGAACACAGAGAACCGTATGACATTGAGTTCCGCTTTTTCTGTCCTAGTGGTAGAATTCGCTGGGCAGTCAGTCAAGGGCAGGTCTTTTATGATCAAACTGGCAGACCAGTCCGCATGACAGGGATAGACTTGGATATCACCGCTCGCAAACAGGCTCAAGAAGCCCTACGCGAGAGTGAGGAGCGATTTCGCTTGCTTAGTGCCTTCGCTCCGATTGGGATTTTTCAAACTGATGGGGCAGGTCATTGTCTTTATACTAACCCTCAATGGCAAGCAATTGCTGGTTTAAGTTTACAAGAAAGTTTGGGTGATGGCTGGGCAAGGGCAGTTCATCCTGATGATCGCGAGCAAGTTTGGGCAGAGTGGAACCGTTGCACGCAAGAAGGAAGTGAGTTTTCAATGGAGTTCCGCTTCTTAACGCCTCAAGGCGGAACGCATTGGGTACAGGCAAATGCAGCAGCTATCCGTTCTCAGTTAGGCGAAATCATCGGCTATGTTGGCACCGATCAAGACATTACTGCTCGCAAATACGCAGAGGAAGCATTGCAAAATGCTTTGCAAAAGCTCAACTTTCATGTCGAAAATTCTCCCCTAGGGGTGATTGAATGGGATAGCGACTTGCGAATTATCCGTTGGTCCGAGTCAGCAGAGAATATTTTCGGCTGGACAGCGCAGGAAATATTGGGCAAGCAAATGAGTGAATGGCAATTCATTTATCCGGAGGATGCAGCCGCCGTGAGTAATGTTGTCCGGCGTATCCTCAGTGGTGATGAAGCGCAAACTGTTTGCTGTAATCGCAACTATGCTAAGGATGGCTCGGTGGTTTATTGTGAGTGGTACAACTCAACGTTAACAGACGAATCGGGTAATCTGGTGTCTGTGCTATCTCTAATTATGGACGTAAGTGAGCGCGTCCGCTTAGCCAGTGAGCGCGATCGCATCCTGCAACTCGAACAAGTCGCCCGAAGTGAAGCCGAACGAGCAAATCGAGTTAAAGATGAGTTTTTGGCAGTTCTCTCCCATGAGTTGCGATCGCCGCTTAATCCAATCTTAGGCTGGTCTAAAATCTTGAAAACCCGCAAGCTTGACGCAAACAAGACGACGCAAGCTTTAGAAATTATCGAACGCAATGCCCAAGCACAAGCTCAACTGATTGAAGATTTGCTGGATGTTTCGCGGATTTTACAAGGCAAACTCAAACTCAATGTTTCTGCAATAGATTTAACTACTGTGATTTCCTCCGCCTTAGAAACTGTCCGCTTGGCAGCACAAGCAAAATCTATTGAACTGCAACCAATATTAGAAGTTGGTGTGTGGCAAGTTTCAGGCGATGCGACTCGGCTGCAACAAGTATTTTGGAATTTTCTCTCCAATGCTGTCAAGTTCACTCCCAATGGCGGTCGAGTAGAAGTTCGCTTGCAGGAAGTTGCGTCAATAGCTCAAATCACAGTGAGTGATACAGGTAAGGGCATCAATCCAGAGTTTCTGCCTTACGTGTTTGAATCATTCCGTCAAGCAGATAGCACCACCACGCGCCAATTTGGTGGCTTAGGATTGGGGCTGGCGATCGCCCGTAATATCGTAGAAATGCATGGCGGTACTGTGATGGCGGATAGTTTAGGGGAAGGACAGGGGGCGACTTTTACAGTGCAGCTACCACTGATTCAAACAACCAAGGACTACGGCGACAAAAAAGACCAAGGCAAAAATTTCTCCTGTGCTGAGAGTTCCTCAATTCTAACTGGCTTACGGGTCATGGTTGTAGACGACGAACCTGATTCATTGGAATTCACTGCCTTTGTGTTGGAGCAGGAAGGGGCAGATGTGATAGCAGTATCATCAGCAGAAGAGGCGCTACGAGTTATACAACAATGGCAGCCAGTTCTGTTGATCAGCGATATTGGGATGCCAGAAATGGACGGATATATGCTCATACGTCAAATCCGGAAATTACCTCAAGACCAAGGAGGACAGATTAGTGCAATCGCACTCACAGCGTATGCTAGCGAAGCTGATTGCCAAAAGGCTCTGGCAAATGGGTTCGATGCACATATATCTAAACCAGTGGAGCCAAGTCAATTAATTGCAGTTGTCACCAAGCTCTTAAAACAACGAGTGTAG
- a CDS encoding response regulator, which translates to MKPVQNNSLLVVEDSDEDFEAFRRILRKSSLHAPIYRCVDGEDALEYLFQVGEYANHTSRSRPGIILLDLNLPGMDGRDVLITIKQNADLKMIPVIIFTTSSNPKDIDVCYEHGVNGYIVKPIDLSKLKETIEVFIQYWFEITTLPQAYG; encoded by the coding sequence ATGAAGCCAGTGCAGAACAATAGCTTATTAGTAGTTGAAGACAGTGACGAGGATTTTGAAGCGTTTAGACGGATACTCCGCAAATCCTCACTTCATGCTCCCATCTACCGTTGCGTAGATGGGGAAGATGCATTAGAGTATCTCTTTCAAGTAGGTGAGTACGCGAATCATACCTCGCGATCGCGTCCAGGTATAATTCTGCTCGATCTGAATTTACCAGGTATGGACGGACGAGATGTGTTGATTACAATCAAGCAAAACGCAGATCTTAAAATGATTCCCGTCATTATTTTTACAACATCTTCTAATCCTAAAGATATTGATGTATGTTACGAGCATGGAGTAAATGGTTATATTGTCAAGCCGATAGATCTTAGCAAGCTTAAGGAAACGATCGAGGTATTTATTCAATATTGGTTCGAGATCACTACGCTTCCACAAGCTTATGGATAG